The nucleotide window TCACGCCGCCAGCCTGGTTATCCTGCGGGCCAACGACGTGGACATTATTGAGACGCTCACGACTACCAAGTGGATTCCACAGTTGGGACACTTTGGGTTATGGCCGCTGATCCTGGCGACCTTGATGACCAGCGTTATCGCCATGGTGGTGGCGCTGCCGATTGGCCTGGCAACGGCCATTTACCTGAGCGAGTATGCCTCTGAGCGTTTTCGCAGCATCGTGAAGCCGATTCTGGAAGTGCTGGCGGGTATTCCCACCGTTGTCTACGGCTATTTTGCCTTGATTTTCATGACGCCTTTGCTGCGTTCTGTTTTTGGGGAAGGCACGGTGGAAATTTTTAACGTGGCTTCAGCCGGTATCGTCATCGGCATTTTGATTGTGCCCCTGATCAGCTCAATGAGTGAAGACGCTTTGCACGCGGTGCCCAATTCTTTGCGGCAGGCGGCTTATGGCCTGGGCGCGACGCGCCTGGAGACTTCATTGAAGGTCGTGGTGCCGGCGGCGCTGTCGGGCATCACGGCGGCTGTGGTGGTCTCCATGTCTCGCGCGATTGGGGAGACAATGGTGGTGGCGATTGCCGCCGGGGCCGGCCCGCGGAATTTTGAGCTGGGCAAGGACTCGCTGCTGGGTTTTGTACTCAATCCATTTATCGCCGGCGAAACCATGACCGGCCACATCGTGCGTATCAGCGGCGGCGACTTGAGTTATGACTCTATTGACTATAACAGTCTATTTGCCATCGGTCTGATCCTGTTCATCATGACGTTTATCTTAAACGTGATCGCCCGGCGCTTTGTGGAACGTTTTCGTGAGGTTTACGAATAATGAGCAAATTAGAAAATAAAGAGCCGTTCCCCAATGTTCAGGGTACGGGCGTTTACCCGGAAGGGGACGGCCTACAGGCGCAGATTCAAACGCGCCATCGTTGGGGTTTCATATGGCGCATCGTTTTTATACTCGCCTTAATGATTGCTATCGTCAGTCTGGTGTCTCTGTTGTATACGATTGTCAATGACGCCTTTGGCTACGTGGCGATCATCAACAAGGTGGACCCGGAACGCCTGACGCTGAATGTGCTGCAAAACAATATGTTAAGCGCGCCGAATACGACATCTAGCGAAGATGACCATGTGCTGGCCGCCGGTATCAGTGATAACCCTGATGGCATTGGCTTTTTTGGGTATGCGTATTACCAGGAAAATGCTGACGATTTGCAGATTGTGTCGGTGGATGGTCAGGAAGCGGGCGGTGTCGCTGAGGATTACCCGCTGGTACGGCCGTTATACCTTTATTCCTCCGCTTCTGTGTTAGAAGAAAATCAGGCCGCCAACCTGTTTCTCAACTACCTGCTCACCAATATCGGCGACCAGATGGATGAGATTGGCTACCTGCCTACCAGCGCCGCCGGGCAGGCGACGGCGCAGCAAAACTGGCTGCGCGCCAATCCTACTTTGGGGCTTTCGCCCGGTCAATGGGCGGCTATTAACCCGGAAGGCGTAGACGGCCGCGTGAGCATTACCGGCAGTTCCACTGTTTTCCCGCTGACGGAGCATATGCTGGCGCAGTTTCAGGCGGCCGGTTTTGCCGGGACGTATGACAATACGGCCGTGGGCAGCAGCGCCGGTATCACCGCTTTTTGCGCCGGCGAAGTGGACATTGCCGCTTCCAGCCGGCCGATTAAATCGGGTGAATTTGAAGTGTGCCGCAAGAACGGCCGTTTTCCCCTGGAATTTCAGGTAGGTATAGACACGTTGGCCGTTGTTGTCAACCTGGAAAACAACTTTGCCACCGATCTTTCTACAGAGCAGTTGCAAACCATATTCACCACCGCCGAAACCTGGGCCGACGTCAACCCCGCCTGGCCGGATCGCCCCATTTATCGTTTTGTCCCCGGCAGTGACAGTGGTACTCTGGACTTTTTTATCGAAACGGTTTTTGAAACCACGCTGGCCGATCTGCCCAAAGACGACCTGGTGCAGATTTTGGCCGCCAATATTACCACCGGGCGCGGCCGCACCATCGAGCGGGAACAACGCTTCTATGAAAATGCCCTGGTTTTTGAATCGCCCGAATTGTGGAATGAAGTATGCGCGGCGCCGGCCAATGAACGGCCGTCTGGCTGCACCGCCCCCGTTCGCAGCCAGGACGACGTGTATGACCTGCTCATCCGTGAAGTGGTACAGGAAGACGTGGTCAAGACCTACAAACTGGTGGACTCCATCTTTCGCCGGTCGGAAATTGCCGCCGAAGTGGCGCAGCAGTATCCCAATGGCGTTCTGCAATTCCGCTCCTGGCTGACGACCGACTTTGTGCGCGATTCCCAGTCCAGCACGCCGGAATATGCCGGGGTGCGCACCGCTATTTTGGGATCGCTGTGGGTTATTGCTATTACCATTCTCTTTTCCTTCCCCATCGGCACCGGGGCGGCCATCTACCTGGAAGAATACGCCAGCGATAACAAACTTAACCGCCTGCTGCAAACCAACATTAACAATCTGGCCGGTGTGCCCTCCATCATCTATGGCATGTTGGGGCTGGCTGTGTTTGTGCGTACCTTTGAGATTCTGACCAGTGGGGCGTTCTTTGGCGCCGTAGACTCTGGGGCGACGGCCAACGGCCGTACCATCCTCTCCGCCGGCCTGACGCTGGGGCTGCTCATTCTGCCTATCATCATCATCAACTCGCAAGAGGCGCTGCGGGCGGTGCCCAATTCACTGCGGCAGGCGGGTCTGGCGCTGGGCGCTACCAGGTGGCAAACCATCTGGTCTCACGTGCTGCCCAATGCCCTGCCTGGCATCCTGACCGGCACCATTCTGGCGGTGTCCCGCGCCCTGGGTGAAACGGCGCCGCTGGTAGTGGTGGGCGCTTCGACCTTTATTACGGTGGACCCGTCTGGTCCATTTTCAAAATTCACTACTTTACCAATTCAAATTTATCAATGGACATCGCGGCCGCAGGCGGAGTTTCGCAATATTGCGGCGGCGGCGATTGTGGTGTTGTTGGCGCTGCTGCTGACGTTAAACGCAACGGCCGTTCTCCTCCGCAATCGCTACAGCAACCGCATGGGGTAAGCAACAATGAGTGAGACAAATTTTTCTAGCAACGGCGATTACGCCATCGAAGCCCATAATATCCACATCTATTACGGCAGCTTTCGCGCTGTCAAAGACGTCACCCTAAAATTTGTGCCGCGCCGCATCACCTCGCTCATCGGCCCCTCCGGCTGCGGCAAAAGCACGGTGCTGCGCGCTTTCAATCGCATGAACGACCTGGTTCCAACCTCTCGTCTGGAGGGCAAAGTCCTCTACCAGGGGCAAAACATCTACGATAGTGGGGTAGACCCGGTGGAAGTGCGGCGGCGCATCGGCATGGTCTTCCAAAAGCCCAACCCCTTTCCCAAAAGCATCTACGAAAACGTCGCCTGGGGCGCGCGCATCAATGGTTATAAAGGCAGCATGGATGAACTGGTGGAGCAGTCGCTGCGCCAGGCGGCGCTGTGGGATGAGGTCAAGGACAAATTGGACCAGAGTGGCCTGTCGCTTTCTGGCGGGCAGCAGCAGCGCCTGTGCATTGCCCGTACCATCGCCGTCAAACCAGAGATCATTCTGATGGATGAACCGGCGTCGGCGTTGGACCCTATTGCCACCCTGCGCATAGAGGAATTGATTCAGGAACTCAAAAAGAACTACACCATCCTCATCGTGACTCACAACATGCAGCAGGCGGCGCGCGCCTCCGATTACACAGCTTTCTTCAACATGGGCGAAGACCGGGCCGGCTATCTGTGGAGTTTAACGACACCAATGAGTTGTTTACCAAACCCCAACATGAGCTGACCGAACAATACATCACCGGGCGCTTTGGTTAAGGGCCGGTAATCATTCGAGCGCTACCATGACCTGACACGTTTAGGGAAACCTGTCAGGTCTCTACGAGAAGTTGTATTTTTACGGACCCTAGGGATAAAACGGACGATGACACGAGAAACTTTCGACAGAGAATTGAGAACGCTAACCGAGAAGATATTACGCCTGGGCAATGTGGTGGAAGAAGATATTTTGCGGGTTGCCCAGGCTCTGAAAGCGCGCGACTTGCGCGTTTCCAGGGAAATGATTGAAGCCGATGAATGGGTGAATAGCCAACGCATTGAGATTATGATGGGCTGTTTTACCCTGATTGCCACACAGCAGCCCACCGGGCCAGATATGCGCGCTCTGGCGGCCGCTGTCGAGATCGCCGGCGAGTTAGAACGTATTCATGATTATGTCAAAGGAATTGGCAAAATTAGCCTGAAACTAGATGAAGCCCGGCTGCCGGAGCAGGTAGCCGAAATGATACTGCCGATGGCCGAGATTACCAGCCAGATGCTGCATCAGGCTTTAGACGCCTATGCCACCAACAATGCAATGACCGCGCATGAGATTCCGGCGCGAGACGATGAAGTAGACGATTTTTACCAGCAAATCTCTTTTGCTCTGGCTGTTTCGGTTATGGAAGATAGGGCGAAATATGAGCAGGCGAATTTGCTGCAATGGGCGGTGCATAATTTGGAACGGGCAGCCGACCGGGTGATTAATATCTGCGAGTGGACGGTGTATAAGGCGGTAGGCAAATACGTGGAATTGGACAGCGAATTTGAGGCGCCAGCCACGTTGTCTGCCTGATGATGTGAGCTTCTTTGTAGATATGGATTTTCAGAAAAACATTCTGGCTGGTAGGGGCGACCCTTGTGGTCGCCATCTGGCAGCCGGGCGGGCACAAGGCCCGCCCCTACACAAAATCATTATCTGAATATCTATAACTGGCGCGAAAGCGAGCGTTCTTGTCTGCCGGGTTTAGCTGCTAAAAAGCTGAACCCGGTTTTTCTTTTTGCTGGCAATTGTCCTCCCAACCATTATAATCATACTTGTCCGGTGTCTTAACGCAGCAAAAACCACTGGCAGGCATTTCAGCAGGTTTAGAGGGCAAGCGCTATGGATCCGCTTGAACTGGATTTCTCCCAATTCACCATATTAGCCATAGATGATACGCAGACGAATTTAGACGTCGTTTCTGCCTATTTAAACCATCTAGGATTCACGGTGCTGGTGGCGGAGAACGGCCGTCTCGGTTTAGACATGGTACGCGAACACAGCCCGCATCTCATCCTGCTGGACGTGATGATGCCCCACATGAGCGGCTTCGAGGTCTGCCAGGCGCTTAAAGCCGACCCACTTACGGCCGACATTCCGGTTATTTTCATGACCGCCCTGGCCCACACAGAAGACAAAATCAAAGGCTTTCAGCTTGGCGCTGTAGATTACATCACCAAACCCCTGAGCAAGCGGGAACTTGTGGCCCGTATTTCCACCCATCTTAAGAACCAAACCCTGACACGCTATTACCAGCAGCACGCCAACTTTCTGGAAACCAGCAGCAAACTGGGGCAGCAAGTAACGTCCATTTTAGACATGGACGAGTTGTTGACAAAAGCGACCCGGCTGATCCAATCGCGCTTTCTTTATTACAGCGTCACCGTTTGGACCAAGAGCGTGCGTGCAGAGGTGCTGATGCTGCGCGCTTTTGCCGGACGAGACATTGATTATCCCCAACTGGCGCACTCGGAAATTTCTCTGGATGATGAGCGCGGTATCATTGCCCACGTCTGGCGCAGCGGCCAATTTTATCTGACCAATGACGCCCGGACAGATTCTCTGTTTGTCTCGGCCCAAACCCTGGCGTACACCCGCTCAGAATATGCCATTCCCCTGCTGGTGGGGCAAACGATGATCGGTGTCTTGGATGTGCAAGATGACAAGGTGGATGCTTTCGACCAGGAAGACCAGATTGTGCTGCGAATGATGGCTGATCAACTGGCTATTGCCATGCAGAATGCGCTGTCATACGGCCGTTTGGCCCGCTTTAATCAGCAATTAGAACAAGAAGTCGCCCGGCGCACGGCCGCTTTACAACAAGCCTATGAGCAGTTGGCGCAAATGGACCA belongs to Candidatus Leptovillus gracilis and includes:
- the pstC gene encoding phosphate ABC transporter permease subunit PstC; translation: MRVEAVDGSTVRVERGYRDTVPAAHAASLVILRANDVDIIETLTTTKWIPQLGHFGLWPLILATLMTSVIAMVVALPIGLATAIYLSEYASERFRSIVKPILEVLAGIPTVVYGYFALIFMTPLLRSVFGEGTVEIFNVASAGIVIGILIVPLISSMSEDALHAVPNSLRQAAYGLGATRLETSLKVVVPAALSGITAAVVVSMSRAIGETMVVAIAAGAGPRNFELGKDSLLGFVLNPFIAGETMTGHIVRISGGDLSYDSIDYNSLFAIGLILFIMTFILNVIARRFVERFREVYE
- the phoU gene encoding phosphate signaling complex protein PhoU; translation: MTRETFDRELRTLTEKILRLGNVVEEDILRVAQALKARDLRVSREMIEADEWVNSQRIEIMMGCFTLIATQQPTGPDMRALAAAVEIAGELERIHDYVKGIGKISLKLDEARLPEQVAEMILPMAEITSQMLHQALDAYATNNAMTAHEIPARDDEVDDFYQQISFALAVSVMEDRAKYEQANLLQWAVHNLERAADRVINICEWTVYKAVGKYVELDSEFEAPATLSA
- the pstA gene encoding phosphate ABC transporter permease PstA, translated to MSKLENKEPFPNVQGTGVYPEGDGLQAQIQTRHRWGFIWRIVFILALMIAIVSLVSLLYTIVNDAFGYVAIINKVDPERLTLNVLQNNMLSAPNTTSSEDDHVLAAGISDNPDGIGFFGYAYYQENADDLQIVSVDGQEAGGVAEDYPLVRPLYLYSSASVLEENQAANLFLNYLLTNIGDQMDEIGYLPTSAAGQATAQQNWLRANPTLGLSPGQWAAINPEGVDGRVSITGSSTVFPLTEHMLAQFQAAGFAGTYDNTAVGSSAGITAFCAGEVDIAASSRPIKSGEFEVCRKNGRFPLEFQVGIDTLAVVVNLENNFATDLSTEQLQTIFTTAETWADVNPAWPDRPIYRFVPGSDSGTLDFFIETVFETTLADLPKDDLVQILAANITTGRGRTIEREQRFYENALVFESPELWNEVCAAPANERPSGCTAPVRSQDDVYDLLIREVVQEDVVKTYKLVDSIFRRSEIAAEVAQQYPNGVLQFRSWLTTDFVRDSQSSTPEYAGVRTAILGSLWVIAITILFSFPIGTGAAIYLEEYASDNKLNRLLQTNINNLAGVPSIIYGMLGLAVFVRTFEILTSGAFFGAVDSGATANGRTILSAGLTLGLLILPIIIINSQEALRAVPNSLRQAGLALGATRWQTIWSHVLPNALPGILTGTILAVSRALGETAPLVVVGASTFITVDPSGPFSKFTTLPIQIYQWTSRPQAEFRNIAAAAIVVLLALLLTLNATAVLLRNRYSNRMG
- a CDS encoding response regulator, translated to MDPLELDFSQFTILAIDDTQTNLDVVSAYLNHLGFTVLVAENGRLGLDMVREHSPHLILLDVMMPHMSGFEVCQALKADPLTADIPVIFMTALAHTEDKIKGFQLGAVDYITKPLSKRELVARISTHLKNQTLTRYYQQHANFLETSSKLGQQVTSILDMDELLTKATRLIQSRFLYYSVTVWTKSVRAEVLMLRAFAGRDIDYPQLAHSEISLDDERGIIAHVWRSGQFYLTNDARTDSLFVSAQTLAYTRSEYAIPLLVGQTMIGVLDVQDDKVDAFDQEDQIVLRMMADQLAIAMQNALSYGRLARFNQQLEQEVARRTAALQQAYEQLAQMDQAKADFINVASHELFTPISLIKGYTQILLDDPSFQTNENQTRIIAGLHRGAQRLHEIVESMLDVAKIDNADLRLQYQPVVLSGLWQQLQMQMLPALTDRHMTLEIQPGLRSLLVIDGDAEALYKVFTQLLVNAIKYTPDGGRITVDGRLPTPHTIEISIHDTGIGIAPDKHEFIFSKFYQIGRVDLHSTGKTKFKGGGPGLGLAIARGIVHAHQGEIWVESPGHDESTCPGSTFFVRLPQHQENSQ